A single genomic interval of Asinibacterium sp. OR53 harbors:
- the hemF gene encoding oxygen-dependent coproporphyrinogen oxidase, with protein sequence MPEQHHHILFRDRWIDYIHSLQDRICKGLEDVDGNAVFKEDQWKREEGGGGKTRVISDGAVFEKGGVNTSVVSGKVNAPMRSQLQLDGDQWFACGLSLVIHPLNPYVPTVHANWRYFELYDASGNIIDRWFGGGTDLTPYYLFEEDARHFHQTLKNSIDPFGQDLYTKYKAQCDNYFVNLHRNKETRGIGGIFYDHLRPKDENELEKLFAFQQANGNAFLEAYLPIVAKRKEHAYGARETEWQEIRRGRYVEFNLIHDRGTIFGLKTNGRTESILMSLPPRARWVYDHQPKKGSKEEELLKICLQPRAWV encoded by the coding sequence ATGCCTGAACAGCACCATCATATTTTGTTTCGTGACCGCTGGATAGATTATATACACAGCTTGCAGGACCGTATATGCAAAGGCCTGGAAGATGTTGATGGAAATGCCGTTTTCAAAGAAGACCAATGGAAGCGCGAAGAAGGCGGAGGTGGCAAGACCCGCGTCATCAGCGATGGAGCTGTGTTTGAAAAAGGTGGTGTCAATACTTCTGTGGTGAGTGGTAAAGTAAATGCTCCCATGCGCAGCCAGCTACAGCTCGATGGCGACCAATGGTTTGCCTGTGGACTGTCGCTCGTGATCCATCCGCTGAATCCTTATGTGCCTACCGTTCATGCCAACTGGCGCTATTTTGAATTGTACGATGCATCGGGAAACATTATCGACCGGTGGTTTGGCGGCGGCACCGACCTCACGCCTTATTATTTGTTTGAAGAAGATGCCCGTCATTTTCACCAGACGCTGAAGAACAGTATCGATCCGTTTGGCCAGGATCTTTACACGAAATACAAAGCGCAGTGCGACAACTATTTTGTGAACCTGCATCGCAATAAAGAGACCAGGGGCATTGGTGGTATATTCTACGATCACCTTCGCCCTAAAGATGAAAACGAACTGGAGAAGTTGTTCGCTTTTCAACAAGCCAACGGAAATGCATTCCTGGAGGCTTATCTGCCCATCGTTGCAAAACGAAAAGAGCATGCATACGGCGCGAGAGAAACAGAATGGCAAGAGATCCGCAGGGGTCGCTATGTAGAATTCAATCTCATCCACGACCGTGGTACTATTTTCGGACTCAAAACCAACGGCAGAACGGAAAGTATTTTGATGAGCTTACCGCCAAGAGCGAGATGGGTGTACGATCATCAACCCAAGAAAGGAAGCAAGGAAGAAGAGTTATTGAAAATTTGCTTACAACCAAGAGCGTGGGTTTAA
- a CDS encoding uroporphyrinogen-III synthase: MQPIRKTILSTRPVSAALVRAAQSKNIELEAISFIETEAIEDVEVQQEIEQAALQRAAIVFTSMNAVKAVTDMLDQQVPEWRIYCIGHKTQELVSDYFGAQSITATADHAMALADAIIEDSPEEVFFFCGNNRRDELPHQLQEHNIVVNEITVYQTRLLPHKVDKAYDAVVFFSPSAVDSFFKLNKLPEHTVVYAIGNTTKAAVKKYCSNPVKVGDSPDKEALIRKAIMSS; encoded by the coding sequence ATGCAACCCATTCGTAAAACCATATTATCTACCCGGCCAGTGAGCGCTGCATTGGTTCGCGCAGCTCAATCAAAAAATATTGAGCTGGAAGCCATTTCGTTCATTGAAACGGAAGCCATTGAGGATGTGGAAGTGCAACAGGAGATAGAACAGGCTGCACTGCAAAGGGCTGCAATCGTCTTCACCAGTATGAATGCGGTGAAAGCGGTTACCGATATGCTGGATCAGCAGGTGCCCGAATGGCGTATCTACTGCATTGGTCATAAAACACAGGAACTGGTATCGGATTATTTCGGCGCACAGTCAATTACTGCAACAGCCGATCATGCGATGGCATTGGCCGATGCCATTATAGAAGACAGTCCCGAAGAAGTGTTTTTCTTTTGCGGCAATAACCGCCGCGATGAACTTCCACATCAATTGCAGGAACACAACATAGTGGTCAATGAAATAACGGTATACCAAACAAGGTTGCTGCCACACAAAGTGGACAAAGCCTATGATGCAGTGGTATTTTTCAGTCCGAGTGCAGTTGACAGTTTTTTCAAGCTAAACAAATTGCCCGAACATACGGTAGTATATGCAATAGGCAATACAACAAAAGCGGCTGTGAAAAAATATTGCAGCAATCCTGTGAAGGTGGGAGACTCCCCCGATAAAGAAGCGTTGATAAGAAAAGCAATAATGTCATCCTGA
- the hemL gene encoding glutamate-1-semialdehyde 2,1-aminomutase: MYEKSKLLFERAQQSIPGGVNSPVRAFKSVGGTPLFIEKAKSAYLYDADGNRYIDYIASWGPMILGHAYEPVVKAIQEKALLSTSYGAPTLLEVEMAELIRSMAPNVDLIRMVSSGTEACMSALRLARGYTGRNKFIKFEGCYHGHADAFLVKAGSGVATFNIQTVPGVTGGVSNDTLTCAYNDLEAVKQLVTTHKNEIAAIIVEPVAGNMGCILPQPGFLEGLRTICDEENMVLIFDEVMTGFRLASGGAQEKLSIAADLVTYGKVIGGGMPVGAFGGKKAIMEKIAPLGNVYQAGTLSGNPIAMIAGYTLLQELKQNPAIYQELDEKTSYLHTGLNKVLKAAGIPYVINSLGSMISVHFSDHPVTDFASAAAARNELFKLFFHAMLKRGIYLPPSAFESWFLNNALTRADIDQTIEAAAESLKEIA; encoded by the coding sequence ATGTACGAAAAAAGCAAACTCCTCTTCGAACGCGCGCAACAAAGTATTCCCGGCGGCGTAAACTCGCCTGTGCGGGCTTTTAAAAGTGTAGGTGGTACGCCTTTATTTATTGAAAAAGCAAAAAGCGCTTATTTGTATGATGCTGATGGCAACAGATATATAGACTATATCGCTTCATGGGGGCCGATGATCCTCGGCCATGCTTATGAACCCGTAGTCAAAGCCATCCAGGAGAAAGCATTATTGTCCACTTCGTACGGAGCGCCTACCCTGCTCGAAGTTGAGATGGCCGAGTTGATCAGGTCCATGGCTCCCAATGTAGACCTGATACGCATGGTCAGCAGCGGTACCGAAGCCTGCATGAGCGCCCTTCGCCTGGCGAGGGGATATACCGGCAGGAATAAATTCATCAAGTTCGAAGGTTGCTATCATGGTCATGCGGATGCCTTCCTGGTTAAAGCGGGCAGTGGTGTAGCTACTTTCAATATCCAGACCGTTCCGGGGGTAACAGGCGGCGTATCCAACGATACGCTTACCTGTGCATACAACGACCTGGAAGCAGTAAAACAATTGGTAACAACACATAAAAATGAAATAGCAGCGATCATCGTAGAACCCGTTGCCGGCAATATGGGTTGTATTTTACCACAGCCCGGATTCCTGGAAGGACTCCGCACCATATGCGATGAGGAAAACATGGTATTGATCTTTGATGAAGTGATGACCGGTTTCAGGCTGGCTTCCGGGGGCGCCCAGGAAAAATTAAGCATAGCCGCCGATCTCGTTACTTACGGCAAAGTGATAGGAGGTGGTATGCCGGTAGGTGCATTCGGAGGTAAAAAAGCCATCATGGAAAAAATAGCTCCCCTGGGTAATGTATACCAGGCGGGCACTTTGAGTGGTAATCCCATTGCCATGATCGCCGGTTACACCCTGTTACAGGAATTAAAACAGAACCCCGCTATCTACCAGGAGCTGGATGAAAAGACCAGCTACCTGCACACGGGCCTCAACAAGGTACTCAAAGCTGCTGGTATTCCCTATGTGATCAACAGCCTGGGTTCCATGATCAGTGTGCATTTCAGCGATCATCCCGTGACTGATTTTGCCAGCGCCGCGGCTGCCCGTAATGAATTGTTCAAGCTGTTTTTCCATGCCATGCTCAAAAGAGGTATTTACCTGCCTCCTTCTGCTTTTGAAAGCTGGTTCCTGAACAATGCACTCACCAGAGCCGATATCGACCAGACCATCGAAGCTGCAGCTGAGAGCCTGAAAGAAATAGCATGA
- a CDS encoding TerC/Alx family metal homeostasis membrane protein, with amino-acid sequence MTTDQLVYLIFGIVLVLAIALDLGLLSKKNAVITIRQALLQTLFWVVLAMAFFAFLWVEEGSKLSFEYLSAYLMEWSLSIDNIFVFILIFTAFKVKEKYYPRVLLAGILMAILFRIIFITIGVALVERFSWVLYIFGAFLLYTGYKMFTSNEEEQFEPHDTKIYRFLKKYLPLAPTDGNGKYIIRVNGKPAYTTLFVVIVLLASIDLVFALDSIPAVMGISRDKLIIYTSNTFAVLGLRSLFFVLRGAVSQFEYLQQGIAIVLVFIGAKMLGEHFISEWIDKTAQVFISLGVIVACISGSIVYSIYRKK; translated from the coding sequence ATGACCACCGACCAGCTTGTTTACCTCATCTTCGGCATTGTACTTGTACTGGCTATTGCGTTGGACCTGGGCTTGTTAAGTAAGAAAAACGCAGTGATCACCATCAGACAAGCACTGCTCCAAACCCTTTTCTGGGTGGTGTTGGCCATGGCTTTCTTTGCTTTCCTGTGGGTAGAAGAGGGCTCCAAATTATCTTTTGAATACCTCAGCGCCTACCTGATGGAATGGAGCCTGAGTATCGACAATATTTTTGTTTTCATTCTCATCTTCACCGCTTTCAAAGTAAAGGAGAAATATTATCCGCGGGTATTATTGGCAGGCATACTCATGGCCATCCTGTTCCGCATTATTTTTATCACGATCGGAGTAGCACTGGTGGAACGGTTCAGTTGGGTACTCTATATTTTCGGCGCATTCCTGTTGTACACGGGTTATAAAATGTTTACCAGCAATGAAGAAGAACAATTTGAACCGCATGATACTAAAATATATCGCTTCCTGAAAAAATACCTCCCGCTGGCTCCTACAGATGGAAACGGCAAATACATCATCCGGGTGAACGGCAAGCCGGCGTATACTACTTTATTTGTGGTGATTGTGCTGCTGGCCAGCATCGACCTCGTATTTGCACTGGATTCCATTCCGGCGGTGATGGGTATTTCAAGGGATAAACTGATCATCTATACGTCCAACACCTTTGCCGTATTGGGATTGCGCTCGCTCTTTTTCGTTTTGCGTGGCGCCGTATCACAGTTCGAGTACTTGCAACAGGGTATTGCCATTGTGCTGGTATTCATCGGTGCAAAAATGCTGGGAGAACATTTTATCAGTGAATGGATCGATAAAACAGCACAGGTATTCATTTCACTGGGTGTGATAGTAGCTTGCATCAGCGGATCGATCGTATATTCTATTTACCGGAAAAAATGA
- a CDS encoding bifunctional UDP-N-acetylmuramoyl-tripeptide:D-alanyl-D-alanine ligase/alanine racemase, with protein MITYQVQHIADIIHAEGPVTSHAVIEHLLIDSRKVVFPGTSLFFAITGPRRDGHQFIAEAYERGIRCFVVKKEFDAHSFEQATFLKVPDVLLALQQLAAYHRNQFNIPVIGITGSNGKTIVKEWLYQLMHANQHIVRSPRSYNSQIGVPLSVWQMQPEHTLGIFEAGISAAHEMDKLEPVIRPTIGIFTNIGEAHREGFENDRQKAREKAQLFSHVTQLIFCREALAPALYPDGKDRAFFQPDCNFFSWSRIENATLRVTTEEKQSGQTFITAQYQQRDIRITIPFTDRISIDNAITCWCVLLMLGYDEAEIQQQMLQLEPVEMRMQLKKGVNNCYLLNDSYSNDTSSLYLALEYLKQQAGGHRTTLIISDILQSGQPEEILYHELAEQLVLHDIDRVIGVGQAISRYRHLFERVMQNAERGTQHAAQFFDSTESFLQQANTNQFRDEYILLKGARVFAFERISHLLEQQVHQTVMEISLTAMIHNLKEYQKHLQPATKVMAMVKAFSYGSGSAEVARVLQFHKVDYLAVAYADEGVELRKAGISLPIMVMNADEASFDSLVTYDLEPEIYSFYIYHAFHHYLNSQGIGQFPVHIKFNTGMNRLGFETGEAKAICVLLHEHRTMVVKSVFSHLAGSEDPDLDAFTHEQVALLEQACLVMQQQLGYDFIKHISNTAAILRHPRYQFNMVRLGIGLYGVDSANDQTLSLQPVASLRTTIAQLRKIGKGESVGYNRKGVVQRDSIIATIRIGYADGYSRKMGNGKAQVYISGQRAPVIGNICMDMTMVDVTDISSVREGDVVEIFGHHIGIQELAAWAGTIPYEVMTGISQRVKRVYVEE; from the coding sequence ATGATCACTTACCAGGTTCAACATATAGCCGATATCATACATGCCGAAGGGCCTGTTACCAGCCATGCGGTGATTGAACACCTGCTGATCGACAGCAGGAAAGTGGTGTTTCCCGGAACTTCCCTGTTCTTTGCTATTACAGGGCCGCGGCGTGATGGACACCAGTTCATAGCTGAAGCGTATGAAAGAGGCATCCGTTGTTTTGTAGTAAAAAAAGAGTTTGATGCCCACTCCTTTGAACAGGCAACTTTTTTAAAAGTGCCCGATGTATTATTAGCCCTTCAGCAACTGGCGGCATATCATCGCAATCAATTCAATATTCCGGTGATCGGCATCACCGGCAGCAATGGTAAAACGATCGTCAAAGAATGGCTGTACCAGTTGATGCATGCCAACCAGCACATCGTTCGGAGTCCGCGCAGCTATAATTCCCAGATCGGTGTTCCGCTCAGTGTATGGCAAATGCAGCCGGAACATACGCTGGGTATTTTTGAAGCAGGCATTTCTGCTGCGCATGAAATGGACAAACTGGAACCTGTGATCAGACCCACCATTGGCATCTTCACGAATATCGGCGAAGCGCACAGGGAAGGTTTTGAAAATGACCGGCAGAAAGCAAGGGAGAAAGCACAACTTTTTTCACACGTTACACAATTGATATTTTGCCGCGAAGCCCTGGCACCGGCTCTGTATCCCGATGGGAAAGACCGCGCATTTTTTCAACCCGATTGTAATTTCTTCAGTTGGAGCCGTATCGAAAATGCTACGCTGCGCGTCACAACCGAAGAAAAACAATCCGGACAAACCTTTATCACTGCGCAATACCAGCAAAGAGATATCCGTATAACAATACCTTTCACCGACCGTATTTCAATCGACAATGCCATCACCTGTTGGTGTGTGCTGCTGATGCTGGGATATGATGAAGCAGAGATACAGCAACAGATGCTGCAACTGGAACCTGTAGAAATGCGCATGCAGTTGAAGAAAGGAGTGAACAATTGTTACCTGCTGAACGATAGCTATAGCAACGACACTTCATCGCTCTACCTGGCCCTTGAATACCTGAAACAACAGGCAGGCGGGCATCGCACCACGTTGATCATATCCGACATCCTGCAATCGGGACAACCGGAAGAGATATTGTATCATGAGTTGGCTGAACAATTGGTGTTACACGATATTGACCGTGTTATAGGCGTTGGACAAGCCATATCCCGTTACAGGCATTTGTTTGAGCGGGTAATGCAGAACGCGGAACGCGGAACGCAGCATGCAGCGCAGTTTTTCGATTCTACAGAATCTTTTTTGCAACAGGCCAATACCAACCAGTTCAGGGATGAATACATACTGCTGAAAGGTGCGCGTGTGTTTGCTTTTGAACGCATCAGTCATTTACTGGAACAGCAGGTGCACCAGACTGTGATGGAGATCAGCCTTACGGCCATGATCCATAACCTGAAAGAATACCAAAAGCATTTACAACCGGCCACCAAAGTAATGGCCATGGTAAAAGCGTTCAGCTATGGTAGCGGCAGTGCAGAAGTGGCTAGGGTGTTACAGTTTCATAAAGTAGATTACCTGGCAGTAGCTTATGCAGATGAAGGTGTTGAGTTGAGAAAGGCCGGCATCAGTTTACCCATTATGGTGATGAATGCCGATGAAGCCAGTTTTGATTCGTTGGTCACTTACGACCTGGAGCCTGAGATCTATTCTTTTTATATCTATCATGCTTTTCATCATTACCTCAACAGCCAGGGCATTGGCCAGTTTCCTGTACACATCAAATTCAATACGGGGATGAACCGGCTGGGGTTTGAGACCGGTGAAGCGAAAGCCATTTGTGTGCTGTTGCATGAACATAGGACCATGGTGGTGAAGTCGGTATTCAGTCACCTCGCCGGAAGCGAAGACCCGGACCTGGATGCATTTACCCATGAGCAAGTGGCACTGCTGGAGCAGGCTTGCCTGGTGATGCAACAGCAATTGGGCTATGATTTCATCAAACATATTTCCAATACGGCTGCAATTTTACGCCACCCCCGTTACCAGTTCAATATGGTGCGGTTGGGTATTGGTTTATATGGGGTGGACAGCGCGAACGACCAGACCTTATCACTGCAGCCGGTGGCTAGCCTGCGCACGACCATCGCACAACTGCGAAAGATTGGCAAAGGAGAAAGTGTGGGCTACAACAGGAAGGGCGTGGTGCAGCGCGATAGCATCATCGCTACCATCCGGATCGGCTATGCGGACGGGTACAGCCGGAAAATGGGCAATGGAAAGGCGCAGGTATACATAAGCGGGCAAAGAGCACCCGTCATCGGCAATATTTGCATGGATATGACCATGGTGGATGTGACCGATATAAGCAGTGTACGGGAGGGTGATGTGGTGGAAATCTTCGGGCATCACATTGGTATACAGGAGTTGGCTGCCTGGGCGGGGACCATTCCTTACGAAGTGATGACGGGTATCAGCCAACGGGTGAAAAGGGTGTATGTAGAAGAGTAA
- the hemB gene encoding porphobilinogen synthase, producing MYLQRRNRILRKSAAVRSLVSETILTPSDFIAPLFIDEGENIATEIASMPGYHRRSLDLTVKEVKELWSLGIKCVLLFIKCKDEWKDNTGKEAWNKNGLMQRSIKAIKDAVPEMVVMTDVALDPYSSYGHDGIVKDGEIVNDETVEALVRMSLSHAVAGADFVAPSDMMDGRIGAIRTAFEENHFTGTGIMSYSAKYASCFYGPFRDALDSAPGFGDKKTYQMDYANRTEAIKETLMDIEEGADIVMVKPAMAYLDIIREIKNAVEVPVSAYHVSGEYAMIKAAAKAGWLDENKAIIESLTSIKRAGADLIATYFAKDAVKLLTQ from the coding sequence ATGTATTTACAAAGACGCAATCGCATACTAAGAAAATCTGCTGCTGTTCGTTCTTTAGTATCAGAAACTATTTTAACGCCGAGCGATTTTATTGCTCCGTTATTCATAGATGAAGGAGAGAATATCGCAACAGAGATTGCATCCATGCCGGGCTATCATCGCAGGTCATTGGACCTTACGGTGAAAGAAGTGAAAGAGCTTTGGTCATTAGGTATTAAATGCGTGTTGCTGTTCATCAAATGCAAAGACGAATGGAAAGACAATACAGGTAAAGAAGCCTGGAATAAAAACGGTCTCATGCAACGCAGCATCAAAGCTATCAAAGATGCCGTTCCTGAAATGGTTGTGATGACCGATGTGGCGCTGGATCCTTATTCTTCTTATGGCCACGATGGTATTGTAAAAGATGGTGAGATCGTAAACGATGAAACGGTAGAAGCGTTGGTAAGGATGAGCCTGAGCCATGCCGTAGCAGGCGCCGATTTTGTAGCGCCGAGCGATATGATGGACGGACGCATTGGCGCCATCAGAACAGCATTTGAAGAAAATCATTTTACCGGAACAGGCATCATGAGTTATAGCGCCAAATATGCTTCCTGTTTTTACGGTCCCTTCCGCGATGCGCTGGACAGTGCGCCTGGTTTCGGTGATAAGAAAACTTACCAGATGGATTATGCTAACCGCACCGAAGCCATCAAAGAAACATTGATGGATATTGAAGAAGGCGCCGACATTGTGATGGTAAAACCCGCAATGGCTTACCTCGATATCATCCGTGAAATAAAAAATGCTGTTGAAGTGCCTGTGAGCGCCTATCATGTGAGCGGCGAATATGCGATGATCAAAGCCGCAGCTAAAGCCGGGTGGCTCGATGAAAACAAAGCCATCATCGAAAGCCTGACTTCGATCAAAAGAGCCGGTGCCGATTTGATCGCCACGTATTTTGCAAAAGACGCAGTAAAGCTATTGACCCAATAA
- the hemE gene encoding uroporphyrinogen decarboxylase, giving the protein MKNDLLLKTLRGEPTERTPVWMMRQAGRYLPEYMVLREKYGFFERCQTPELACEITLQPVDIIGVDAAILFSDILVVPQAMGLEVQLVESKGPWLPDPIKTKNDLNRIRVPEITETLGYVLDAIKLIKQELNGRVPLIGFAGAPWTILCYMVQGKGSKTFDEAKAFCYTQPELAHQLLQMITDTTIAYLQGQIRAGADAVQLFDSWGGLLGPDDFENLSLQYIRQIVAAVKDKAPVIIFAKGAWHSLDEMAATGAHGLGIDWCIKPTVARQLAGKQVTLQGNFDPAKLLSPIPVIRKEVTAMLAAFGPGNHIANLGHGILPNVPVDHARAFVDTVKAYRHA; this is encoded by the coding sequence ATGAAGAACGATCTATTATTAAAAACACTCCGCGGAGAGCCCACTGAAAGAACACCTGTATGGATGATGCGCCAGGCAGGAAGATACCTCCCCGAATACATGGTATTGCGTGAAAAGTATGGATTCTTTGAACGTTGTCAAACACCGGAACTGGCCTGCGAGATTACCTTGCAACCGGTTGACATCATTGGTGTAGATGCCGCCATCCTGTTTTCAGACATACTGGTAGTACCACAGGCCATGGGACTTGAAGTGCAGTTGGTGGAAAGCAAAGGCCCCTGGCTGCCCGATCCAATTAAAACAAAGAACGACCTGAACCGCATCCGCGTACCTGAAATAACAGAAACCCTCGGTTATGTATTGGATGCCATCAAACTCATCAAGCAGGAACTGAATGGCCGCGTGCCCCTGATCGGTTTTGCCGGCGCTCCCTGGACCATCTTATGTTATATGGTGCAGGGCAAAGGCTCCAAAACATTTGATGAAGCAAAGGCCTTTTGTTATACACAACCGGAACTGGCCCATCAATTATTGCAGATGATCACCGATACCACCATCGCTTACCTGCAAGGACAAATTCGCGCCGGTGCCGATGCAGTGCAGCTATTCGACAGCTGGGGTGGATTACTGGGTCCTGATGATTTTGAAAACCTCTCACTGCAATACATCAGGCAGATCGTTGCTGCCGTGAAGGACAAAGCCCCTGTGATCATTTTTGCCAAAGGCGCCTGGCATAGCCTGGATGAGATGGCGGCTACAGGAGCGCATGGACTGGGTATCGATTGGTGTATCAAACCCACTGTGGCCAGGCAACTGGCGGGCAAGCAGGTTACACTGCAGGGAAATTTCGATCCGGCCAAACTCTTATCACCCATTCCGGTTATCCGCAAGGAAGTAACAGCGATGCTCGCTGCATTCGGACCGGGAAACCATATTGCCAACCTGGGTCATGGCATCCTGCCGAATGTACCGGTAGACCATGCCAGGGCTTTTGTTGATACTGTGAAAGCATACCGTCATGCCTGA
- the gldG gene encoding gliding motility-associated ABC transporter substrate-binding protein GldG produces the protein MNEVVQVQVFLTGDLPSDYKKLSLATKELLEEFNSLSANQIRFSFEKPGEGIRNDTVKMALYDSLAHLGVVFENNESVSARNEQSTNRLIIPSALVTLGHHKPIAIDLRSSRRIYKQYNVITDQPQEDVEATRNAAEALLEYKFANAIDKLTRKYVPTVVYAVGNGEPIDMKVNDLGESLRNDYKLAIFDLKKGFPDASQIDALMIVKPTETFSDEDKLKLDQYVMNGGKVIWFIDKLHAELDSLMRSRAEYTAYDRGLNLDDLLFKYGVRINGDLLQDLNCSKIPLVTGTNADGSPRMQRIPWPYYPFLSAHSDNPISKNIDRVLPLFPSSIDTVKAVGISKTILLASDTNSRRLASPAIVSINSVKNNEDFMSFNQSYVPVAVLLEGKFHSFFANKAGIGLSDSVQRASGRAFLSSAAKESKQIVVSDADIVTNMVSNTMGPLPMGELPLENYRFANREFFLNCIDYLVSHNQLFESRNKDLVLRLLDKRKVEEQRNTWQFLNIVLPIALVVLVGLLYQWRRKKKYGTIFTS, from the coding sequence ATGAATGAAGTAGTGCAGGTGCAGGTATTCCTTACAGGTGACCTGCCATCCGACTATAAAAAACTGAGCCTCGCTACCAAAGAACTACTGGAAGAATTCAACAGCCTCTCCGCCAACCAGATTCGCTTCAGTTTTGAAAAACCGGGCGAAGGCATTCGAAATGATACGGTGAAGATGGCCCTGTACGATAGCCTGGCCCACTTAGGTGTGGTATTTGAGAACAATGAATCTGTTTCTGCACGCAATGAACAATCTACCAACAGGCTCATCATCCCTTCAGCACTGGTTACTTTGGGTCATCACAAACCCATCGCCATTGACCTGCGCAGCAGCCGCAGGATATACAAGCAATACAATGTGATCACCGACCAGCCGCAGGAAGATGTGGAAGCTACGCGCAATGCGGCGGAAGCCTTGCTTGAATATAAATTTGCTAATGCCATTGACAAGCTCACCCGCAAATACGTACCTACAGTAGTTTATGCAGTAGGCAACGGAGAACCCATTGACATGAAAGTGAATGATCTCGGTGAGAGTTTGCGCAACGATTACAAGCTGGCCATCTTTGACCTCAAAAAAGGTTTTCCCGATGCTTCCCAGATAGATGCACTGATGATCGTGAAACCTACGGAAACATTCTCTGATGAAGACAAACTGAAACTCGATCAGTATGTAATGAATGGCGGCAAGGTCATTTGGTTCATAGATAAACTTCATGCGGAGCTCGACAGCCTCATGCGCAGCAGAGCCGAGTACACCGCTTATGACCGGGGGCTTAACCTGGATGATCTCCTGTTCAAATATGGCGTTCGCATCAATGGAGATTTGTTGCAGGACCTGAACTGTTCCAAGATACCCCTTGTAACAGGAACGAATGCCGACGGCTCTCCCCGTATGCAACGCATCCCCTGGCCTTACTATCCTTTTTTATCGGCACACAGCGATAATCCGATTTCGAAGAATATCGACAGGGTACTGCCTTTGTTTCCGTCGAGCATTGACACGGTGAAAGCGGTTGGTATCAGTAAAACCATTTTACTGGCATCAGATACGAACAGCCGGCGGCTGGCTTCACCTGCCATTGTAAGTATCAATAGCGTGAAGAATAACGAGGATTTCATGAGCTTCAACCAGAGCTATGTGCCCGTAGCAGTGTTGCTGGAAGGGAAGTTCCATTCCTTTTTCGCAAACAAAGCCGGTATCGGTTTGTCAGACTCGGTGCAGCGCGCCAGCGGCAGGGCTTTTCTTTCCAGTGCCGCGAAAGAAAGCAAGCAGATCGTTGTATCCGATGCAGATATCGTTACCAATATGGTGAGTAATACCATGGGGCCCCTGCCAATGGGTGAATTGCCCCTGGAAAATTACCGCTTTGCCAACCGGGAATTCTTCCTCAACTGCATCGATTACCTGGTAAGCCACAACCAGCTTTTTGAGAGCAGGAACAAAGACCTGGTGCTGCGGTTGCTCGACAAACGCAAAGTAGAAGAACAACGAAACACCTGGCAGTTCCTGAACATTGTATTGCCCATTGCGCTGGTAGTACTGGTGGGTCTTCTATATCAATGGAGACGGAAAAAGAAATACGGTACTATCTTTACATCCTAA
- a CDS encoding lipoprotein signal peptidase translates to MKAKHVFFIILGVILLDQALKFYIKLNYYAGEEHAVLGSWFNLHFVENEGMAWGWKFGGGFGKIALTLFRLVAVVWGTFLLKDFIRKKYHRGFIVCAALIYAGALGNLIDSLFYGLIFDNSNQFSQNIARLFPPGGGYAGLFHGKVVDMLYFPIIRNAHFPSWVPFWGGEEFEFFRPVFNIADASISLGVILILIFQNRFFKKEQLMKKATLEQGSL, encoded by the coding sequence GTGAAAGCAAAACATGTGTTTTTTATCATCCTGGGGGTGATACTGTTAGACCAGGCATTAAAATTTTACATTAAACTGAATTATTATGCAGGCGAAGAACATGCCGTATTAGGCAGTTGGTTCAACCTGCATTTTGTAGAAAACGAGGGGATGGCCTGGGGTTGGAAATTCGGCGGCGGCTTTGGAAAAATTGCCCTGACCTTGTTTAGGCTGGTGGCCGTAGTTTGGGGTACTTTCTTATTGAAAGACTTTATTCGAAAAAAATACCATCGTGGATTTATTGTCTGCGCAGCACTGATCTATGCAGGCGCCTTGGGAAACCTGATCGACAGTTTGTTTTATGGATTGATTTTCGATAACAGCAACCAGTTCTCACAAAACATTGCCCGGCTGTTTCCTCCGGGAGGCGGATATGCCGGTTTGTTCCACGGTAAAGTAGTGGACATGCTGTATTTCCCTATAATCAGAAATGCGCATTTCCCATCATGGGTGCCTTTCTGGGGTGGGGAAGAGTTTGAATTTTTCCGCCCGGTATTCAATATTGCCGACGCTTCTATCTCTCTTGGCGTGATCCTGATCCTTATCTTTCAAAACCGGTTCTTCAAGAAAGAACAGCTTATGAAAAAGGCTACCCTTGAGCAGGGCAGCCTTTGA